One segment of bacterium DNA contains the following:
- a CDS encoding orotidine 5'-phosphate decarboxylase has product MKIQVALDILDRNKALEITRQVAPYADIIEVGTPLLKAQGMGIVRKIKEEFPYLLVLADTKTMDVGALEAKMAFDAGADIMTVCAQAELETIESAIMQAKNQDKKVVVDFIGVKEKISRGKEIELFLPDYFSFHIAIDVQNSKGIPFNEIEKFSKSFSIPIAIAGGLKPEDIKYLIQFNPEILIFGSYITRSKNPKEAILKIKEEIYANEKKSI; this is encoded by the coding sequence ATGAAAATTCAAGTAGCATTGGACATTCTAGATAGAAATAAAGCGTTAGAAATTACAAGACAAGTTGCCCCTTATGCAGATATCATTGAAGTTGGAACACCATTACTAAAAGCACAAGGTATGGGCATAGTAAGGAAAATAAAAGAAGAATTTCCTTATCTATTAGTTTTAGCTGATACTAAAACAATGGATGTAGGTGCTTTGGAAGCTAAAATGGCATTTGATGCTGGAGCAGATATAATGACCGTATGTGCCCAAGCTGAGCTAGAAACGATAGAGTCAGCAATTATGCAAGCAAAAAATCAAGATAAAAAGGTAGTGGTTGATTTCATTGGCGTCAAGGAAAAAATTTCAAGGGGAAAAGAAATTGAACTATTTCTTCCTGATTATTTCAGTTTTCATATTGCGATTGACGTTCAAAATTCTAAAGGAATTCCATTCAATGAAATTGAAAAATTCTCTAAGTCATTTTCAATTCCAATTGCAATAGCTGGTGGTCTAAAACCAGAAGATATTAAATATTTAATCCAATTTAATCCTGAAATATTGATTTTTGGGAGTTATATTACTAGATCGAAAAATCCAAAAGAAGCAATTTTAAAAATTAAGGAGGAAATATATGCGAATGAGAAAAAAAGTATTTAA